In Nocardia sp. NBC_00403, one DNA window encodes the following:
- a CDS encoding FAD-binding dehydrogenase has translation MNMANRSPEFAQEADVIVVGAGLAGLVATHELVKAGRTVHVLDQENRNNLGGQAFWSLGGLFFVDSPEQRRLGIKDSYELALQDWLGSAGFDRDAEDHWARRWAQAYVRFAATEKRDYLRDLGLRVTPLVGWAERGGAFADGHGNSVPRFHLTWGTGPEVVRVFQEPVLDGERRGLVGFSFRHQVDELIVEDGSVVGVRGSVLEDTDLERGKASSRNVVGDFEFRANAVIVTSGGIGHNHELIRRNWPTDRLGPCPETLISGVPAHVDGRMLGITESAGGAIVNRDRMWHYTEGIVNWDPIWPDHAIRIIPGPSSLWFDANGKRLPAPCFPGFDTNSTMKEILATGHDYSWFVLTQSIIEKEFALSGSEQNPDITGKDLKLTLKSRVAKGAPGPVEAFKQHGVDFVVADTLRELVDGMNKIARGPHLDHDELERQIVARDRELANKYSKDAQLMAITNARQYFGDKAGRVAKPHRILDPAHGPLIAVRLNILTRKTLGGLQTNLDSQVMREDGTVLPGLYAAGEVAGFGGGGVHGYNALEGTFLGGCIFSGRAAGRALATKLA, from the coding sequence ATGAACATGGCCAACCGCAGTCCCGAATTCGCGCAAGAGGCAGACGTCATCGTCGTCGGCGCGGGCCTTGCCGGGCTCGTGGCAACCCACGAGCTGGTCAAGGCGGGCCGCACGGTGCATGTCCTGGACCAGGAGAACCGCAACAACCTCGGCGGGCAGGCGTTCTGGTCGCTCGGTGGACTGTTCTTCGTCGACAGCCCGGAGCAGCGACGCCTCGGCATCAAGGACTCCTACGAGCTGGCCCTGCAAGACTGGCTCGGCTCGGCGGGCTTCGACCGCGACGCCGAGGACCACTGGGCCCGCCGGTGGGCGCAGGCGTACGTCCGATTCGCCGCCACCGAGAAGCGGGATTATCTGCGTGACTTGGGTTTACGCGTGACACCGCTGGTCGGCTGGGCCGAACGCGGCGGGGCCTTCGCCGACGGTCACGGCAATTCGGTGCCCCGCTTCCACCTGACCTGGGGCACCGGCCCGGAGGTGGTGCGGGTGTTCCAGGAACCGGTGCTCGACGGCGAGCGCCGCGGCCTGGTCGGCTTCAGTTTCCGCCATCAGGTCGATGAGCTGATCGTCGAGGACGGCTCTGTTGTCGGTGTGCGCGGCAGCGTGCTGGAGGACACCGATCTGGAGCGCGGCAAAGCCTCGTCACGAAACGTGGTCGGCGACTTCGAGTTCCGTGCGAACGCGGTAATCGTGACCTCCGGGGGCATCGGCCACAATCACGAACTGATCCGCCGCAACTGGCCGACCGACCGGCTCGGACCCTGCCCCGAGACCCTCATCTCCGGCGTGCCCGCCCACGTCGACGGCCGGATGCTCGGCATCACCGAGTCCGCGGGCGGCGCGATCGTCAACCGTGACCGCATGTGGCACTACACCGAGGGCATCGTCAACTGGGACCCGATCTGGCCCGACCACGCCATCCGGATCATTCCCGGCCCCTCGTCACTGTGGTTCGACGCCAATGGAAAGCGTTTGCCCGCACCATGTTTCCCGGGTTTCGACACCAACTCCACGATGAAGGAGATTCTGGCCACCGGCCACGACTACTCCTGGTTCGTGCTCACCCAGTCGATCATCGAGAAAGAGTTCGCGCTCTCGGGTTCCGAACAGAACCCGGACATCACCGGCAAGGACCTCAAACTCACGCTCAAGAGCCGGGTGGCCAAGGGCGCACCCGGACCCGTCGAGGCGTTCAAGCAGCACGGTGTCGATTTCGTGGTCGCCGACACGCTGCGCGAATTGGTCGACGGCATGAACAAGATCGCGCGCGGCCCGCACCTGGACCACGACGAGCTGGAACGCCAGATCGTCGCCCGCGACCGCGAACTGGCCAACAAGTACTCCAAGGACGCACAGCTGATGGCGATCACCAACGCGCGCCAATACTTTGGGGACAAGGCGGGCCGGGTGGCCAAGCCGCACCGTATCCTCGATCCCGCGCACGGACCGTTGATCGCGGTGCGGCTGAATATCCTCACTCGTAAGACGCTCGGCGGCCTGCAGACCAACCTCGACTCGCAGGTGATGCGCGAGGACGGCACCGTCCTGCCCGGGCTCTACGCCGCGGGCGAGGTCGCCGGGTTCGGCGGTGGCGGCGTACACGGCTACAACGCGCTCGAGGGCACCTTCCTCGGTGGTTGCATCTTCTCCGGCCGGGCTGCCGGTCGTGCGTTGGCCACGAAACTCGCCTGA
- a CDS encoding TetR/AcrR family transcriptional regulator, producing MASPTAAANPAKRVTRRRIETKNRLLTAAYEVFAEDGFGRSTVERVCDRAGFTRGAFYSNFSSLDELFLAMWEQRSAAMLGGVRATLDEFSVEGVTDLRAAVERLDRAVPIDEAWYRITAEFTTHALRTPALRQAMAAREEAIVAALMPTIVAALARVGRTVPDPAALGQALVAVHDGTTVQVLMEPRSHRVRRRRTELLCHVVLAYSTTTEPSTATEG from the coding sequence GAACCGCCTGCTCACAGCCGCCTACGAAGTCTTCGCCGAGGACGGCTTCGGCCGTTCCACTGTCGAGCGCGTGTGTGACCGCGCGGGATTCACCCGAGGCGCGTTCTACTCCAATTTCTCCTCGCTCGACGAGCTGTTTCTCGCGATGTGGGAGCAGCGGTCCGCGGCCATGCTCGGCGGTGTCCGGGCCACTCTCGACGAATTCTCGGTCGAGGGCGTGACCGACCTGCGCGCGGCGGTCGAACGCCTCGATCGTGCGGTGCCGATCGACGAGGCCTGGTACCGCATCACCGCCGAGTTCACCACCCACGCACTGCGCACCCCGGCGCTGCGACAGGCGATGGCCGCCCGCGAGGAAGCGATCGTCGCGGCGCTGATGCCGACCATCGTCGCCGCACTGGCCCGCGTCGGGCGCACCGTCCCCGACCCGGCCGCACTCGGGCAAGCCCTCGTCGCCGTGCACGACGGCACTACCGTGCAGGTCCTGATGGAACCACGCAGTCATCGGGTGCGCCGCCGACGCACCGAACTCCTGTGCCACGTCGTACTGGCCTACAGCACAACGACCGAACCCAGCACCGCAACCGAAGGATGA